Part of the Thiomicrospira sp. R3 genome is shown below.
GCTTAAACAATATTTGAGATCAGGAGGCGCAAGCTTAGAAGAGGTCGTTAGAATGGCTGTCAGGGAAGAGTTGGCACATGCCAAAAGCTGAGGTGTGATGTATGGCGATGAAAGACGAGCACGACACGGTAACGAAAGAATTAAAAATCAAGCCAACGGCAAAAACCAATGCACAGCGCCAGCGCGAATATCGGGAGCGCGCACGCAAAGAGTTGTCACGCATCGATATGCGCATCGACTTTAGCGCAAACCGAGAACTTGAGGATATGGCGAAGTATTACACTGTAACGAAAAAGGAAATGCTTGAAAAGCTAATCAAACAGGCGCATGAAGCTTGGCTTGACGAAATAGGCACGCAGGCTTATGGCGAATGGGTTAAAAAAAAGAATGGTGTGTAGTTGATTTTTAAGTGTACAATGTTACATGAAACTAATTTTACAGGAGGTAGGTATGGCTGGCGTTACTCAACGTGTTCAAAAACACCGAAGCGAATTGAGAGCCGCAGGTTTTCGACCTGTGCAGATATGGGTTCCTGATACTCGAAGAGAAGCATTTAAAGAAGAATGCAGGAAACAATCCCTTTCTTTGCGGAATGACCCGCAGGAGCGCGAAATTCTCGATTTTATCGAATCCGTTCAGGATTTTTCGGGATGGGAAGCATGAGGGGGGATGTGGTGACCATTGCGCCTGCTGGTGATTATGGAAAGCCACGCCCAGCCGTTGTGATTCAGTCGGACTTGTTCAGTGAACACCCTTCTGTGGTGCTTTTGCCGCTGACGTCTGATATACGCGAGAATGTGTCTAATTTTCGTATTAATCTTGAACCTAATAACGAAAATAAATTGAACAAGGTGTCGCAAATCATGGTGGATAAGCCGTACACGGCGCCGGCTGAGAAAGTTGGAAAAGCTTTTGGGCGTGTCGATGAGCGCACTTTGAGGGAAATTGACAGAGTGTTAACCGTTTTTTTGGGAATTGCTTAATTACAGTGTAAAGAGGTGAGGATGGAGCTAGCGAATCCGTTTAAGAATGTTTTGGCTGAGATGCAGGCCAAAGCCGAAGCAAAACAAGCAAGGAGCAAAACGCTTGAAGCGGAGCAAGAGCCAAAATTTGCTCCTGCTAAGATTGTACAGTTGCCTTTGTGGCC
Proteins encoded:
- a CDS encoding type II toxin-antitoxin system PemK/MazF family toxin, encoding MGSMRGDVVTIAPAGDYGKPRPAVVIQSDLFSEHPSVVLLPLTSDIRENVSNFRINLEPNNENKLNKVSQIMVDKPYTAPAEKVGKAFGRVDERTLREIDRVLTVFLGIA
- a CDS encoding antitoxin MazE family protein, giving the protein MAGVTQRVQKHRSELRAAGFRPVQIWVPDTRREAFKEECRKQSLSLRNDPQEREILDFIESVQDFSGWEA